The Spirosoma radiotolerans genome has a window encoding:
- a CDS encoding FG-GAP-like repeat-containing protein, translated as MKRFYRNGVWLLPVVFLFLLSACREKPLFERLNSSETGITFANNITDSDTLNILNYQYIYNGGGVGVGDFNGDKKPDVFFAGNQVSNRLYINETEAGGGSLHFKDVTQTAGVQGGGHWCSGVSVVDVNADGKLDVYISTTLHKKATQRTNLLYVNQGNDTDGAPKFREMAADYGIADTTFSTHSAFFDYDNDGDLDLFVLVDQIADPRSPTNLRARVNDGTSPNTDRLYRNDFDPKRGHAFFTDVTMQAGTLAEGFGLGVNICDINRDGWKDIYVTNDFASSDVLYINNHDGTFTNRAHEAFKHTSSSAMGNDVADINGDGLADIIVMDMLPEDNLRKKSLMGPSSYFAYQEWDRMGYEHQYARNTLQLNQGVRPSDTSHANMPIFSEISMLAGVAETEWSWSPLLADFDHDGYRDLLVTNGFPRDVTDRDFTNYYSSVNTYLSDELRKGLTEKMPRVKVSDYAYRNRGDARSGGPAFENVTDLWGMSEPNFANGAAYADLDGDGDLDYIVNNIDDEAFVYRNTLVDKKSDKAHYLRVQFQGEGANRMGLGATIEYELPNGHKEFYEHTPYRGFLSSVEPVAHFGLGATTTIKNLKVTWPGGRVQILPSVNADQTITLKATDARPAPAVSNGPVTQPLLKDVTADLGVTYRHEETDIIDFNGQKTLLHKLTEYGPALAVGDVNGDGLADLVVGGSSKYSTELLLQQKNGHFILKPLPTKLAEDTGLLLFDADADGDLDLYAASGSPEFSSEQLAEAMRHRLYVNDGQGNFTLDPNALPDFRVNGSCVKAADFDKDGDLDLFVGGRVEPYKYPVGVPSYLLRNDHSDKAGEKGKPHFTDVTAQLAPALTKAGLTCDALWTDYDNDGYVDLMLASEWAPLTMLKNVKGHLQPLDNSGLADKVGFWNSLTPGDFDNDGDIDYLAGNMGQNTLFRASTERPVRIYAGDFDNNGFYDAFPSVYFKNAKGQYEEYPYFGWDDMVKQMIGIKRRFIKYAPFGEATMSQILTDEERGQALKLSANYLTSSYIENKGNGKFDVHPLPIMAQTAPLFGMLAQDVDGDGNLDAVLVGNEHGSDLVAGRMDAMNGLVLKGDGKGGFLPLTIAQSGFFVPGNAKAMVNFPNPQGRCEVAVTENRGPLRLFAIQQPQTFMPVDAQTTVVNVRLKNGRMRRQEIPFGTSFYGQSARGVWLLPGEQLVKK; from the coding sequence ATGAAACGATTTTATCGAAACGGCGTCTGGCTCCTGCCTGTCGTGTTTCTGTTCTTACTCTCTGCCTGCCGTGAAAAGCCCCTTTTTGAACGGCTCAATTCATCCGAAACGGGAATTACTTTCGCCAATAACATTACCGATAGCGACACCCTCAATATTCTCAACTACCAGTACATTTACAATGGTGGGGGCGTTGGTGTCGGCGATTTCAACGGTGATAAAAAACCCGACGTATTTTTTGCCGGAAATCAGGTTTCTAATCGGTTGTACATCAATGAAACCGAAGCGGGTGGCGGAAGCCTGCATTTCAAAGACGTTACCCAAACGGCTGGTGTACAGGGCGGTGGTCACTGGTGCTCGGGCGTATCGGTGGTAGACGTGAATGCAGATGGGAAGCTGGACGTGTATATATCCACAACACTGCATAAAAAAGCCACCCAACGGACGAATCTGCTGTATGTCAACCAGGGGAATGATACGGACGGAGCCCCAAAGTTTCGGGAGATGGCGGCCGACTATGGCATTGCCGACACAACCTTCTCGACTCACTCTGCCTTTTTCGATTACGACAACGACGGCGATCTGGACCTCTTCGTTCTGGTTGATCAAATTGCCGACCCGCGGAGTCCAACCAACTTACGCGCCCGAGTCAATGATGGTACATCGCCCAATACGGACCGACTGTATCGGAATGATTTCGATCCAAAACGGGGGCATGCATTTTTCACGGACGTAACGATGCAGGCCGGTACGCTGGCAGAGGGCTTCGGCCTTGGCGTGAATATCTGCGACATCAACCGCGATGGCTGGAAAGATATTTACGTGACAAATGACTTTGCCAGTAGTGATGTGCTGTACATCAACAACCACGATGGCACGTTCACGAACCGGGCTCATGAAGCATTCAAGCATACCAGCTCGTCGGCTATGGGAAATGATGTGGCCGATATTAATGGCGATGGGCTGGCCGACATCATCGTGATGGATATGCTGCCCGAGGATAACCTCCGGAAAAAGAGCCTGATGGGCCCCAGTAGTTATTTCGCTTACCAGGAATGGGACCGTATGGGCTACGAACACCAGTATGCCCGCAACACGCTGCAACTCAACCAGGGTGTACGGCCTTCGGACACGTCACACGCCAACATGCCGATTTTCAGCGAAATCAGTATGCTGGCCGGTGTAGCCGAAACGGAGTGGAGCTGGTCGCCCCTGCTAGCTGATTTTGACCACGATGGCTACCGTGACTTGCTGGTTACCAATGGGTTCCCTCGCGACGTGACCGACCGGGACTTTACAAACTACTACAGTTCGGTAAACACCTACCTGAGTGACGAACTTCGGAAAGGCCTGACGGAAAAAATGCCTCGGGTGAAGGTAAGTGACTATGCGTATCGAAACCGGGGCGATGCCCGGTCGGGTGGCCCTGCCTTCGAAAATGTTACGGACCTCTGGGGTATGAGTGAGCCGAACTTTGCCAATGGTGCCGCCTATGCTGACCTCGACGGAGATGGTGATCTCGATTACATTGTCAATAATATCGACGACGAAGCCTTTGTGTACCGCAATACGCTGGTCGATAAAAAATCCGATAAGGCGCACTATCTGCGGGTTCAGTTTCAGGGAGAGGGGGCTAATCGGATGGGGCTCGGTGCCACTATCGAATATGAGTTGCCAAATGGGCATAAGGAATTTTATGAACATACGCCTTATCGGGGGTTTCTGTCCAGTGTGGAGCCCGTTGCGCATTTTGGCCTGGGCGCAACGACAACCATCAAAAACCTGAAAGTAACCTGGCCGGGCGGGCGAGTTCAAATTCTCCCGAGTGTCAACGCCGACCAAACCATTACGCTCAAAGCGACAGACGCCCGGCCAGCCCCGGCAGTATCGAACGGCCCGGTAACCCAACCATTATTGAAAGACGTGACCGCCGACCTGGGGGTTACGTATCGGCACGAAGAAACCGATATCATAGACTTTAACGGACAAAAAACGCTTCTGCACAAACTCACCGAATATGGACCGGCGCTGGCTGTCGGCGATGTGAACGGCGATGGCCTGGCCGATCTGGTGGTGGGCGGTAGTTCCAAGTATTCGACGGAACTGCTCTTGCAGCAAAAGAACGGGCACTTCATCCTGAAACCGCTGCCAACAAAATTGGCTGAGGATACAGGCTTGTTGCTATTCGATGCGGATGCGGACGGCGACCTTGATCTATACGCAGCCAGTGGTAGCCCCGAATTCTCGTCCGAGCAACTGGCCGAGGCCATGCGCCACCGCCTGTATGTGAACGATGGTCAGGGCAACTTTACCCTGGATCCTAATGCGCTGCCTGATTTTCGGGTAAATGGCTCCTGCGTGAAAGCCGCCGACTTCGATAAGGATGGCGACCTGGATTTGTTCGTCGGCGGGCGGGTTGAACCGTATAAATACCCGGTGGGCGTACCCAGTTACCTGCTTCGCAACGATCATTCGGACAAAGCGGGGGAAAAAGGCAAGCCGCATTTCACCGATGTAACGGCACAACTGGCCCCTGCATTGACGAAAGCGGGTTTGACCTGTGATGCACTCTGGACAGATTACGATAATGACGGCTATGTTGACCTGATGCTGGCCAGTGAATGGGCGCCTTTAACCATGCTCAAAAACGTGAAAGGCCATTTACAACCTCTGGATAATAGTGGCCTAGCGGATAAAGTGGGTTTTTGGAATTCACTGACCCCCGGCGATTTTGATAATGACGGCGATATAGACTACCTCGCGGGGAACATGGGCCAAAATACGCTGTTCCGGGCCAGCACCGAACGACCCGTTCGTATCTACGCGGGCGACTTCGACAATAACGGCTTTTACGACGCCTTTCCTTCGGTCTATTTCAAAAACGCCAAAGGTCAATACGAAGAATACCCGTATTTCGGCTGGGATGATATGGTGAAACAGATGATTGGTATCAAACGCCGATTCATTAAATACGCCCCCTTTGGTGAAGCGACCATGAGCCAGATACTGACCGATGAAGAGCGGGGCCAGGCCCTGAAGCTTTCAGCCAATTATCTGACCAGTAGCTACATCGAAAACAAAGGAAATGGCAAATTCGACGTTCATCCGTTGCCTATTATGGCACAAACCGCTCCGCTGTTTGGTATGCTGGCTCAGGATGTGGACGGCGACGGTAACCTCGATGCAGTGCTGGTTGGTAATGAGCACGGTAGCGATTTGGTAGCCGGACGCATGGACGCTATGAACGGGCTGGTTTTGAAAGGCGATGGGAAAGGAGGCTTTTTACCCCTAACAATCGCTCAGTCGGGTTTCTTTGTGCCCGGCAACGCCAAAGCGATGGTTAACTTCCCTAATCCACAGGGCCGTTGTGAGGTGGCTGTGACCGAAAACCGGGGTCCCTTGCGCCTATTTGCCATTCAACAGCCACAAACGTTCATGCCCGTTGATGCACAGACCACGGTGGTTAATGTGCGGTTGAAAAATGGGCGTATGCGTCGGCAGGAGATTCCCTTTGGCACTAGTTTCTATGGACAGTCGGCACGCGGAGTGTGGTTATTACCAGGTGAGCAACTCGTC